One segment of Candidatus Latescibacterota bacterium DNA contains the following:
- a CDS encoding T9SS type A sorting domain-containing protein, giving the protein MRRLVLATALLLLAATAAALDWEYVGMDGVSATTITVDPLHDRVFVGTYEGFHYLDLPTDTWTERDWEDWIGRQVYAVDFADDLPGRVITGRENAWFKGYLEVSDDLGATETFVYESTGGRVTDIMHADLSDHWACTWSDVAPGELLRSTDAGVSWSTVGGHGFSAMTDLELPGSGELYVAGDAGVKWTHDDGATWESLNGDLPAGQGVYCICYAYAGGDVLTPTSLFASVDAGVYFSETPGDWTPMLTTSCRRLVRLPVPVYLAPDALAAVTWDGRVLVSRNFGGSWDDETGILPGTPIDAAYCPYDRGLYVLTSTRGLYRFRNVVTETPSAPAARLAVDAWPNPFNPSTTLRIELPAAGPTTLRIHDVQGRTVATLLDGAQPAGERRLVWRPDGLPSGVYLARLSSASGDVSTRLILLK; this is encoded by the coding sequence ATGCGTCGACTCGTTCTCGCCACCGCTCTGCTCCTGCTCGCCGCGACCGCTGCCGCGCTCGACTGGGAGTACGTCGGCATGGATGGCGTGAGCGCCACCACGATCACCGTGGATCCGCTGCACGACCGCGTGTTCGTGGGCACCTACGAGGGCTTCCACTATCTCGACCTCCCCACCGACACCTGGACCGAGCGCGACTGGGAGGACTGGATCGGCCGGCAGGTCTACGCGGTGGACTTCGCCGACGACCTGCCCGGGCGCGTGATCACCGGCCGCGAGAACGCCTGGTTCAAGGGCTACCTCGAGGTCAGCGACGACCTCGGCGCCACCGAGACCTTCGTCTACGAGTCCACCGGCGGCCGGGTCACGGACATCATGCACGCCGACCTCTCCGACCACTGGGCCTGCACCTGGTCGGACGTGGCGCCGGGCGAGCTGCTGCGCTCCACCGATGCCGGCGTGAGCTGGTCAACCGTGGGCGGCCACGGCTTCTCCGCGATGACCGACCTCGAGCTGCCGGGCAGCGGCGAGCTCTACGTCGCCGGCGACGCGGGCGTGAAGTGGACCCACGACGACGGCGCCACCTGGGAAAGCCTCAACGGCGACCTGCCCGCGGGCCAGGGGGTCTACTGCATCTGCTACGCCTATGCCGGCGGCGATGTCCTCACGCCCACCAGCCTCTTCGCCAGCGTGGACGCCGGGGTCTACTTCAGCGAGACCCCCGGTGACTGGACGCCGATGCTCACCACCTCCTGCCGGCGGCTCGTGAGGCTGCCGGTGCCCGTGTATCTCGCCCCCGACGCGCTCGCCGCCGTGACCTGGGACGGCCGCGTGCTCGTCTCCCGCAACTTCGGCGGCAGCTGGGACGACGAGACCGGCATCCTGCCGGGCACACCCATCGATGCGGCCTACTGCCCCTACGATCGGGGGCTCTACGTCCTCACGTCGACGCGCGGCCTCTACCGCTTCCGCAACGTCGTGACGGAGACGCCGTCCGCCCCCGCCGCTCGCCTGGCGGTTGACGCCTGGCCCAACCCGTTCAACCCGAGCACGACCCTGCGCATCGAGTTGCCCGCGGCCGGGCCGACGACGTTGCGCATCCACGACGTGCAGGGGCGCACGGTGGCCACGCTCCTCGACGGCGCGCAACCGGCCGGTGAGCGGCGATTGGTCTGGCGGCCCGACGGCCTGCCGAGCGGTGTCTACCTCGCGCGGCTTTCCAGCGCATCCGGGGATGTGTCGACGCGGCTCATTCTGCTGAAGTAG
- a CDS encoding metal ABC transporter permease, translating to MNPGNFFDALTDQRFLQYALAGGLLASLGCGMIGPFVVVKRLTFLAGGIAHAVLGGMGIAHYLGVSPLAGALVAALVAALVIGAVSLKARQREDTLIGALWAVGMAVGILFISRTPGYNTDLMSVLFGNILMVTPGHLRLMAGLDLALLLLVAVFYKQFQAVAFDEEFARLRGVPVTFFYLLLLCMIALTVVLLIQVVGLILVIALLTLPAAVAGQFVNSLGRMMVIAALLGAALSTGGLAISYGPDLPAGATIILLAGGVYLLSTLLARLLHRNG from the coding sequence ATGAACCCGGGCAACTTCTTCGACGCCCTCACCGACCAGCGTTTCCTCCAGTACGCCCTCGCCGGCGGCCTGCTGGCCAGCCTCGGCTGCGGCATGATCGGCCCCTTCGTCGTGGTCAAGCGACTGACCTTCCTCGCCGGTGGCATCGCGCACGCGGTGCTGGGCGGCATGGGCATCGCGCACTACCTGGGCGTGTCGCCGCTGGCCGGCGCGCTCGTCGCCGCGCTCGTGGCCGCGCTCGTGATCGGCGCCGTCAGCCTCAAGGCCCGCCAGCGCGAAGACACCCTGATCGGCGCGCTCTGGGCCGTGGGCATGGCGGTGGGCATCCTCTTCATCTCGCGCACGCCGGGCTACAACACGGACCTGATGAGCGTGCTCTTCGGGAACATCCTCATGGTGACGCCCGGGCATCTGCGGCTCATGGCCGGACTCGACCTCGCCCTGCTGCTGCTGGTGGCCGTGTTCTACAAGCAGTTCCAGGCCGTGGCCTTCGACGAAGAGTTCGCCCGCCTGCGCGGCGTGCCGGTGACCTTCTTCTACCTCCTCCTGCTCTGCATGATCGCCCTCACCGTGGTCCTGCTGATCCAGGTGGTGGGCCTCATCCTGGTGATCGCGCTGCTCACGCTGCCGGCCGCCGTGGCGGGGCAGTTCGTGAACTCCCTCGGGCGCATGATGGTGATCGCGGCGCTGCTCGGCGCGGCGCTCAGCACCGGCGGCCTGGCCATCAGCTACGGCCCCGATCTGCCCGCGGGCGCGACGATCATCCTGCTCGCCGGCGGGGTCTATCTCCTCTCGACCCTGCTCGCCCGCCTCCTGCACCGCAACGGCTGA
- a CDS encoding efflux RND transporter permease subunit produces MHWSENVVRSRGLVLAGALLLAALGLLAWKRLPLDAFPDVTNQQVMVLSEAPGLGPVDVEQQVSIPIETVMGGLPRVSLVRSLSKSGLSQVVVVFEDGVDTYLARQLVTERLQQARGDLPPGVEPELGPISTGLGEIFQYTLESDRHDLRELRALQDWVVAPRLRALAGVNEVNSFGGEVRQVQVLVDPDRLLKYRITLDEVVDAIAASNRNVGGGFVTRSWEQENLRLVGLMASSEDLRGVVLRAEDGTPVTLEHVASVEIGGVTRLGAVTRDGAGEVVAGMVIMLKGENAREVVERVKAALPSIERSLPEGVRVDVYYDRTELVSAVIGTVRGALLQGGLLVMLVLLALVGSLRGALVALASLPMTALLVFLGMGAAGLSANLMTLGGLAIAIGMVVDGSIVVTENVMRHRQRVAGPRAVVDALREVARPIAFSILIIVLVFLPLFALEGMEGKLFKPLAITLIFAMLGSLAVALLLAPALLAGGRTVERAEPRFLRRLRDGYLALLARTLARRRLTLGLAAGALLLVLALLPRLGTAFLPDLDEGALAINVVRLPNAGLEGSVRTAAFIERRLAAFPEVRTVVSKTGRAEIGEDPMGPEQTDVLVMLHPERDWTTGRDKPALQAAIAADLAQVPGLRLAFSQPIALRVNELISGVRSDLALKFFGPDLERLKAVADDAATALAGVEGAEDISVEQVTGFSQLDLLPDRRALARHQLGVEDLGALVETALGGRVATELVDGRVRTGVQVRLPAARRASEADILGLLVPTPAGLRVPLGQLAALVHREGPAQVSREQGMRRVVVETNIRDRDLGSFVAEAREALDPLVASLPPGYWLELGGSFENQQRAMARLSIAVPTAVLLIGLMLYVALRSAGAAVLVLANLPFALLGGVAAMLLLRIDLSVPATVGFIALFGMAVQNGTVLVTFITQLRQQGLAVRDAVLQACGLRFRALLMTTLTTVLGLAPMLVARGPGAELQRPLAAVVIGGLLSATALTLLILPTLYATLPPRAPAPCDPADAV; encoded by the coding sequence ATGCACTGGAGCGAGAACGTCGTGAGAAGCCGGGGGCTCGTGCTGGCCGGCGCGCTGCTGCTGGCCGCGCTCGGCCTGCTGGCCTGGAAGCGCCTGCCGCTGGACGCCTTTCCGGACGTCACCAACCAGCAGGTCATGGTGCTCAGCGAGGCGCCGGGGCTCGGGCCGGTGGACGTCGAGCAGCAGGTGAGCATTCCCATCGAGACGGTCATGGGCGGCCTGCCGCGCGTGTCCCTCGTGCGCTCGCTGTCGAAGTCGGGCCTCTCGCAGGTGGTGGTGGTCTTCGAGGACGGTGTGGACACCTACCTCGCCCGCCAGCTCGTCACCGAGCGCCTGCAGCAGGCCCGCGGCGATCTGCCCCCCGGCGTGGAGCCCGAGCTCGGGCCGATCAGCACCGGACTGGGCGAGATCTTCCAGTACACGCTGGAGAGCGACCGCCACGATCTGCGCGAGCTGCGCGCGCTGCAGGACTGGGTGGTGGCGCCGCGCCTGCGCGCCCTGGCCGGCGTGAACGAGGTGAACAGCTTCGGCGGCGAGGTGCGGCAGGTGCAGGTGCTGGTGGACCCGGACCGGCTGCTCAAGTACCGCATCACGCTGGACGAGGTGGTGGACGCCATCGCCGCGAGCAACCGCAACGTGGGGGGCGGGTTCGTCACGCGGAGCTGGGAACAGGAGAACCTGCGGCTCGTGGGGCTCATGGCCTCGTCCGAGGATCTGCGCGGCGTGGTGCTGCGCGCCGAGGACGGCACGCCCGTCACGCTGGAGCACGTGGCCTCGGTCGAGATCGGCGGCGTCACCCGCCTGGGCGCGGTGACCCGCGACGGAGCGGGCGAGGTGGTGGCCGGCATGGTCATCATGCTCAAGGGCGAGAACGCGCGCGAGGTGGTGGAGCGGGTGAAGGCGGCGTTGCCGTCGATCGAGCGGTCGCTGCCGGAGGGCGTGCGCGTGGACGTGTACTACGACCGCACCGAGCTCGTCAGCGCGGTGATCGGCACCGTGCGCGGTGCCCTGCTGCAGGGCGGCCTGCTGGTGATGCTGGTGCTGCTGGCCCTGGTGGGCAGCCTGCGCGGCGCGCTGGTGGCGCTGGCGAGTCTCCCCATGACGGCGCTGCTCGTCTTCCTGGGCATGGGTGCGGCCGGGCTCAGCGCGAACTTGATGACCCTGGGCGGATTGGCGATCGCGATCGGCATGGTGGTGGACGGCAGCATCGTGGTGACGGAGAACGTCATGCGTCACCGGCAGCGCGTGGCCGGTCCGCGGGCCGTCGTGGACGCCCTGCGCGAGGTCGCCCGCCCCATCGCCTTCTCGATCCTGATCATCGTGCTCGTCTTCCTGCCGCTCTTCGCGCTCGAGGGCATGGAGGGCAAGCTCTTCAAGCCGCTGGCGATCACGCTGATCTTCGCCATGCTCGGCTCGCTGGCGGTGGCCCTGCTCCTCGCGCCCGCGCTGCTGGCCGGCGGTCGTACGGTCGAGCGCGCGGAGCCGCGCTTCCTGCGCCGCCTGCGCGACGGCTACCTGGCCCTCCTGGCGCGCACCCTGGCGCGGCGTCGCCTCACGCTGGGCCTGGCCGCCGGCGCGCTGCTGCTCGTACTCGCGCTGCTCCCCCGCCTGGGCACGGCCTTCCTGCCCGACCTGGACGAGGGCGCGCTCGCGATCAACGTGGTCCGCCTGCCCAACGCCGGCCTCGAGGGTTCGGTGCGCACGGCGGCGTTCATCGAGCGACGTCTCGCCGCCTTCCCGGAGGTGCGCACGGTGGTGAGCAAGACGGGCCGTGCCGAGATCGGCGAGGATCCGATGGGCCCGGAACAGACCGACGTGCTGGTGATGCTCCACCCCGAGCGCGACTGGACGACCGGCCGCGACAAGCCCGCGCTGCAGGCGGCCATCGCCGCCGACCTGGCCCAGGTGCCGGGACTGCGCCTCGCCTTCAGCCAGCCCATCGCGCTGCGCGTCAACGAGCTGATCTCGGGCGTGCGCAGCGATCTGGCGCTCAAGTTCTTCGGTCCCGACCTCGAGCGGCTCAAGGCGGTGGCAGACGACGCCGCCACCGCGCTCGCCGGCGTGGAGGGCGCCGAGGACATCAGCGTCGAACAGGTGACCGGCTTCAGCCAGCTGGATCTGCTCCCCGACCGGCGCGCGCTGGCGCGGCACCAGCTCGGCGTCGAGGACCTCGGCGCGCTGGTGGAGACCGCCCTCGGCGGCCGCGTCGCCACCGAGCTCGTGGACGGACGCGTGCGCACGGGCGTTCAGGTCCGCCTGCCGGCCGCGCGCCGCGCCAGCGAGGCGGACATCCTGGGCCTGCTCGTGCCCACCCCCGCGGGGCTGCGCGTGCCGCTGGGTCAGCTGGCCGCGCTCGTCCACCGCGAGGGGCCGGCCCAGGTGAGCCGCGAGCAGGGCATGCGCCGCGTGGTGGTCGAGACGAACATCCGCGACCGCGACCTCGGCAGCTTCGTGGCCGAGGCGCGCGAGGCGCTGGACCCGCTGGTGGCCTCGCTGCCCCCGGGCTACTGGCTCGAGCTGGGTGGCAGCTTCGAGAACCAGCAGCGGGCCATGGCGCGGCTGAGCATCGCGGTGCCGACGGCGGTGCTGCTGATCGGCCTCATGCTCTACGTCGCGCTGCGATCGGCCGGCGCGGCGGTGCTGGTGCTGGCCAACCTGCCCTTCGCGCTGCTGGGCGGCGTGGCGGCCATGCTGCTGCTGCGGATCGACCTCTCGGTGCCGGCCACGGTGGGCTTCATCGCCCTCTTCGGCATGGCCGTGCAGAACGGCACCGTGCTGGTCACCTTCATCACGCAGCTGCGACAGCAGGGGCTGGCCGTGCGCGACGCGGTGCTGCAGGCCTGCGGACTGCGCTTCCGGGCGCTGCTGATGACGACCCTGACCACGGTCCTCGGCCTGGCGCCCATGCTCGTCGCCCGCGGGCCCGGCGCCGAGCTGCAGCGACCGCTGGCGGCGGTGGTCATCGGCGGGTTGCTCAGCGCCACGGCGCTCACCCTGCTGATCCTGCCGACGCTCTACGCCACGCTGCCGCCCCGCGCGCCGGCGCCGTGCGACCCGGCGGACGCGGTTTGA
- a CDS encoding O-methyltransferase: MALHDAPVEAYLRALALQGEDPLLREMHALAAERGFPIVGPEVGRFLAQVVHLMGARRVFELGSGFGYSALWFARALPEDGEVVCTDGDPANLDRARDFHARAGVADKVSYLAGHAQDLLQVTPGLFDVIFCDVDKEQYPDVYPLLRQHLRVGGALVIDNLLWDGRVANPDDTDDSTLGVRAFTARMWDSPEFLSSLLPIRDGVGLCVRLR, translated from the coding sequence ATGGCCCTGCACGACGCGCCCGTCGAGGCCTACCTGCGCGCGCTGGCCCTGCAGGGCGAGGATCCCCTCCTGCGCGAGATGCACGCGCTCGCCGCCGAGCGCGGCTTTCCGATCGTCGGGCCCGAGGTGGGTCGCTTCCTCGCGCAGGTCGTCCACCTGATGGGCGCCAGGCGCGTCTTCGAGCTCGGCTCGGGCTTCGGCTACAGCGCCCTGTGGTTCGCGCGCGCGCTGCCCGAGGACGGCGAGGTGGTCTGCACGGACGGCGATCCCGCCAATCTCGATCGCGCCCGTGACTTCCACGCGCGCGCAGGCGTCGCCGACAAGGTGAGCTACCTCGCCGGACACGCCCAGGACCTGCTCCAGGTCACGCCGGGGCTCTTCGACGTCATCTTCTGCGACGTCGACAAGGAGCAGTACCCCGACGTCTATCCGCTGCTCCGCCAGCACCTTCGCGTGGGCGGCGCGCTCGTGATCGACAACCTCCTCTGGGACGGCCGCGTGGCCAACCCCGACGACACCGACGACAGCACCCTCGGCGTGCGCGCCTTCACCGCGCGCATGTGGGACAGCCCGGAGTTCCTCAGCAGCCTGCTGCCGATCCGGGACGGCGTGGGGCTCTGCGTCCGCCTGCGCTAG
- the elbB gene encoding isoprenoid biosynthesis glyoxalase ElbB, which produces MTKVGVVLSGCGVFDGSEIYETVATLLALDRAGAEVIAAAPDVEFDVVDHYSGKATGEKRNVLVESARIMRGKIKPLAELREREIDALILPGGFGAAKNLSDFASKGAKAAANPEVARILREVHKAGKPIGAICIAPAVLATVFAGESVPPTLTIGNDAGTAAAIEAKGAKHVDCPVREFVVDTPNRIVTTPAYMLAERVSEAADGIEKLVKAVLDLAGH; this is translated from the coding sequence ATGACCAAGGTTGGAGTCGTCCTGTCGGGCTGCGGCGTCTTCGACGGCAGCGAGATCTACGAGACGGTGGCCACCCTCCTGGCCCTGGATCGCGCCGGCGCCGAGGTGATCGCCGCCGCGCCGGACGTGGAGTTCGACGTGGTGGACCACTACTCGGGCAAGGCCACCGGCGAGAAGCGGAACGTCCTCGTGGAGTCGGCCCGCATCATGCGCGGCAAGATCAAGCCGCTCGCCGAGCTGCGCGAGCGCGAGATCGACGCGCTGATCCTCCCCGGCGGCTTCGGCGCCGCCAAGAACCTGTCCGACTTCGCCAGCAAGGGCGCCAAGGCCGCGGCCAACCCCGAGGTCGCGCGCATCCTCCGCGAGGTGCACAAGGCCGGCAAGCCCATCGGCGCCATCTGCATCGCGCCCGCGGTCCTGGCGACGGTCTTCGCGGGCGAGTCCGTGCCGCCCACGCTGACCATCGGCAACGACGCGGGCACGGCGGCGGCGATCGAGGCCAAGGGCGCAAAGCACGTGGACTGCCCCGTGCGCGAGTTCGTGGTGGACACGCCGAACCGCATCGTCACCACACCGGCCTACATGCTCGCCGAGCGCGTGAGCGAAGCCGCCGACGGCATCGAGAAGCTGGTGAAGGCCGTCCTCGACCTGGCGGGCCACTGA